In Gemmatimonadetes bacterium T265, one DNA window encodes the following:
- the pilC gene encoding type II secretion system protein F codes for MPTFAYTARTLGGDLRSATIDAPSREDAVLQLRKLRLAVVKIDEAVRKTKGPGKVPLKDVVVFTRQFSTMINAGLPLVQALDILAKQSDNKALQQVTRAVVFDVESGTTVSDALARHPKVFTDLYVNMVAAGEAGGILDTILMRLATFLEKADALMRKVKGAMIYPAVISAVALICVTVLLWKVIPVFETMFASVNLELPLPTQVVVGLSRFVNGYWWALLGGGAGAGFLVRRYYATPDGKLVIDRLLLKLPVLGDVLRKAAVSRFTRTLGTLISSGVSILDGLEITARTAGNRVVQDAILASRTSIAGGDTIAAPLAKSQVFPPMVISMIAVGEQTGGLDEMLTKIADFYDGEVDAAVGALLSLLEPLMIVVLGVVVGGMVVAMYLPIFDMINAVQ; via the coding sequence ATGCCGACGTTCGCCTACACCGCCCGCACGCTGGGCGGCGACCTCCGCTCCGCGACGATCGACGCCCCGTCGCGCGAGGACGCGGTCCTGCAGCTGCGCAAGCTGCGGCTCGCGGTCGTCAAGATCGACGAGGCGGTGCGCAAGACGAAGGGCCCTGGCAAGGTCCCGCTCAAGGACGTCGTCGTCTTCACGCGGCAGTTCTCGACGATGATCAACGCGGGGCTGCCGCTCGTGCAGGCGCTCGACATCCTCGCGAAGCAGAGCGACAACAAGGCGCTGCAGCAGGTGACGCGGGCGGTGGTGTTCGACGTCGAGAGCGGGACGACGGTGAGCGACGCGCTCGCCAGGCACCCGAAGGTGTTCACGGACCTATACGTGAACATGGTCGCGGCGGGGGAGGCGGGGGGTATCCTCGACACGATCCTCATGCGCCTGGCGACGTTCCTCGAGAAGGCGGACGCGCTGATGCGGAAGGTCAAGGGCGCGATGATCTACCCCGCGGTGATCTCGGCCGTCGCGCTGATCTGCGTGACGGTGCTCCTGTGGAAGGTGATCCCGGTGTTCGAGACGATGTTCGCGAGCGTGAACCTGGAGCTGCCGCTGCCGACGCAGGTCGTCGTCGGGCTGTCGCGGTTCGTGAACGGGTACTGGTGGGCGCTGCTCGGCGGCGGGGCGGGGGCGGGATTCCTGGTGCGGCGGTACTACGCGACACCGGACGGGAAGCTGGTGATCGACCGGCTGCTGTTGAAGCTGCCGGTGCTCGGCGACGTGCTGCGGAAGGCGGCGGTGTCGCGGTTCACGCGGACGTTAGGCACGCTGATCTCGTCGGGGGTGAGCATCCTCGACGGGCTGGAGATCACGGCGCGGACGGCCGGGAACCGGGTGGTGCAGGACGCGATCCTGGCGTCGCGGACGTCGATCGCCGGGGGCGACACGATCGCGGCGCCGCTGGCGAAGAGCCAGGTGTTCCCGCCGATGGTGATCTCGATGATCGCGGTGGGGGAGCAGACGGGCGGGCTGGACGAGATGCTGACGAAGATCGCGGACTTCTACGACGGCGAGGTGGACGCGGCGGTGGGGGCGCTGTTGTCGCTGCTCGAGCCGCTGATGATCGTGGTGTTGGGCGTGGTGGTGGGCGGGATGGTGGTGGCGATGTACCTCCCGATCTTCGACATGATCAACGCGGTGCAGTGA
- the pilT-4 gene encoding twitching motility protein PilT, producing the protein MTAPAVPSPTFAPPAVPNVPAVAPAPPNLRALLEEMVARGASDLHVTAGERPKLRVDGELVNASGAVLTPRDTLALAYSVLTDAQKKRFELEDELDFSFGIPQLARFRGNAFKQRGCVSVAVRQVPFAIKPLHELGLPQAVSRMAEKPRGLVLVTGPTGSGKSTTLAAMLDKINKERRGHIITVEDPIEFVHRHQGCIVNQREVGTDTRSFASALKYALREDPDVLLVGEMRDLETIQAALTIAETGHLAFATLHTNSAAEAITRIVDVFPATQQAQVRAQLAFVLEGVVTQTLVPRAAGRGRVLAAEVLVVTPAIRALVRDDKVHQIYSLMQGGKKYGMQTLNDALYQLYVARQVTAEECLRVSGDPNEFLRMTGQQPANDPTAPRGATSYEKR; encoded by the coding sequence ATGACCGCCCCCGCCGTTCCCTCGCCCACCTTCGCGCCGCCCGCGGTGCCTAACGTTCCCGCCGTCGCCCCCGCGCCGCCCAACCTCCGCGCCCTGCTGGAGGAGATGGTCGCCCGCGGAGCGAGCGACCTGCACGTGACCGCGGGCGAGCGCCCGAAGCTCAGGGTCGACGGCGAGCTCGTGAACGCGTCGGGCGCGGTGCTCACGCCGCGCGACACGCTGGCGCTCGCCTACTCGGTGCTCACGGACGCGCAGAAGAAGCGCTTCGAGCTGGAGGACGAGCTCGACTTCTCGTTCGGGATCCCGCAGCTCGCGCGCTTCCGCGGCAACGCGTTCAAGCAGCGCGGCTGCGTCTCGGTCGCCGTGCGGCAGGTGCCGTTCGCGATCAAGCCGCTGCACGAGTTGGGCCTGCCGCAGGCGGTGTCGCGCATGGCGGAGAAGCCGCGCGGGCTCGTGCTCGTCACGGGGCCGACGGGGTCGGGCAAGAGCACGACGCTCGCGGCGATGCTCGACAAGATCAACAAGGAGCGCCGCGGCCACATCATCACGGTCGAGGACCCGATCGAGTTCGTGCACCGGCACCAGGGGTGCATCGTGAACCAGCGCGAGGTCGGCACCGACACGCGGAGCTTCGCGAGCGCGCTCAAGTACGCGCTGCGCGAGGACCCGGACGTGCTGCTCGTCGGCGAGATGCGGGACCTGGAGACGATCCAGGCCGCGCTGACGATCGCGGAGACGGGGCACCTCGCGTTCGCGACGCTGCACACGAACTCCGCGGCGGAGGCGATCACGCGCATCGTCGACGTGTTCCCGGCGACGCAGCAGGCGCAGGTGCGGGCGCAGCTCGCCTTCGTCCTGGAGGGGGTCGTGACGCAGACGCTCGTGCCGCGCGCGGCGGGGCGGGGGCGGGTGCTCGCGGCGGAGGTCCTGGTGGTCACGCCCGCGATCCGCGCGCTCGTGCGCGACGACAAGGTGCACCAGATCTACTCGCTCATGCAGGGCGGCAAGAAGTACGGGATGCAGACGCTGAACGACGCGCTGTACCAGCTGTACGTCGCCCGGCAGGTGACGGCGGAGGAGTGCCTGCGCGTGAGCGGCGACCCGAACGAGTTCCTGCGGATGACGGGCCAGCAGCCCGCGAACGACCCGACGGCGCCGCGCGGCGCGACGTCTTACGAGAAGCGATAG
- the pilB gene encoding type IV-A pilus assembly ATPase PilB: MAFPVALPAAAAPSAFSPPSADRERLGEFLVREGLVTREQVARAMAEHQASGMRLGYCLVKLGFVQEVELTKALARQFRMPAVDLSRFEPDARVVKLVPSDLALRHLVLPLKREGRTLTVALADPAAPNVLEDLKFITRYDVFPVVAGEYTLRALVEKYYDVAEQQQVQSQLQSLVAEFASDEAAGDVEVLENTEDDGSPVGPMGVQADEAPVVRLVNAILAEAVKRGASDIHIECFEHELRVRFRVDGALADIMTPPLKLKSALISRLKILASLNIAERRVPQDGRIKLKMGKKVVDFRVSTLPTLFGEKVVLRILDKGNLALDLETFGLEARAERELAEAIANPYGMVLVTGPTGSGKTTTLYSALAKINTGDVNIMTAEDPVEYNLFGINQVQVRTEVGMTFAAALKAFLRQDPNVIMVGEIRDLETGGIAIKAALTGHLVLSTLHTNSAPETVTRLLDMGLEPFNVSSALNLVLAQRLVRRICMKCKVRHALSAADFAGAKVRGETRLRELRFTPRAVEEAKARATPEAAPLLAGVTVDTPVGELPYFRGAGCEACSGTGLKGRQGLYEVMVMTPRIRKQVLTGADAAAIRETAVEEGMLTLRMDGWLKVLKGITTLEQVARETGA; the protein is encoded by the coding sequence GTGGCCTTCCCCGTGGCCCTGCCCGCCGCCGCCGCACCGTCCGCCTTCAGTCCGCCGTCCGCCGACCGCGAGCGTCTGGGCGAGTTCCTCGTCCGCGAGGGGCTCGTCACGCGCGAGCAGGTCGCGCGGGCGATGGCGGAGCACCAGGCGAGCGGGATGCGGCTCGGGTACTGCCTCGTCAAGCTCGGGTTCGTGCAGGAAGTCGAGCTCACGAAGGCCCTCGCGCGGCAGTTCCGGATGCCGGCGGTCGACCTCTCGCGGTTCGAGCCCGACGCGCGGGTGGTCAAGCTCGTGCCGTCGGACCTCGCGTTGCGGCACCTCGTGCTGCCGCTCAAGCGCGAGGGGCGGACGCTCACGGTGGCCCTCGCGGACCCGGCGGCGCCGAACGTCCTCGAGGACCTCAAGTTCATCACCCGCTACGACGTGTTTCCCGTCGTCGCGGGCGAGTACACGCTGCGCGCGCTCGTCGAGAAGTACTACGACGTCGCGGAGCAGCAGCAGGTCCAGTCGCAGCTGCAGTCGCTCGTCGCGGAGTTCGCGAGCGACGAGGCGGCGGGCGACGTGGAGGTGTTGGAGAACACCGAGGACGACGGCTCGCCGGTCGGCCCGATGGGCGTGCAGGCGGACGAGGCGCCGGTGGTGCGGCTCGTCAACGCGATCCTGGCCGAGGCGGTCAAGCGCGGGGCGAGCGACATCCACATCGAGTGCTTCGAGCACGAGCTGCGGGTGCGCTTCCGGGTGGACGGCGCGCTGGCCGACATCATGACGCCGCCGCTCAAGCTCAAGTCCGCGCTCATCTCGCGCCTGAAGATCCTCGCGTCGCTCAACATCGCCGAGCGGCGGGTGCCGCAGGACGGGCGGATCAAGCTGAAGATGGGGAAGAAGGTCGTCGACTTCCGCGTCTCGACGCTGCCGACGCTGTTCGGCGAGAAGGTCGTGCTGCGGATTCTGGATAAAGGGAACCTCGCGCTCGACCTCGAGACGTTCGGGCTGGAGGCGCGGGCGGAGCGGGAGCTGGCGGAGGCGATCGCGAACCCGTACGGGATGGTGTTAGTCACCGGCCCCACGGGGTCGGGCAAGACGACGACGTTGTACTCCGCGCTCGCGAAGATCAACACCGGCGACGTGAACATCATGACCGCGGAGGACCCGGTCGAGTACAACCTGTTCGGGATCAACCAGGTGCAGGTGCGGACCGAGGTCGGGATGACCTTCGCGGCCGCCCTGAAGGCGTTCCTGCGGCAGGACCCGAACGTGATCATGGTCGGCGAGATCCGCGACCTGGAGACCGGCGGGATCGCGATCAAGGCGGCGCTCACCGGGCACCTCGTGCTCTCGACGCTGCACACCAACTCGGCCCCGGAGACGGTGACGCGGTTGTTGGACATGGGGCTCGAGCCGTTCAACGTGTCGAGCGCGCTCAACCTCGTGCTCGCGCAGCGCCTGGTGCGGCGGATCTGCATGAAGTGCAAGGTGCGGCACGCGCTCTCGGCCGCCGACTTCGCGGGCGCGAAGGTGCGGGGGGAGACGCGGCTCAGGGAGCTGCGGTTCACGCCGCGGGCGGTCGAGGAGGCGAAGGCGCGCGCGACGCCCGAGGCGGCGCCGCTGCTCGCGGGCGTCACGGTCGACACGCCCGTGGGCGAGCTGCCTTACTTCCGCGGGGCCGGGTGCGAGGCGTGTAGCGGGACCGGGCTCAAGGGGCGGCAGGGGCTCTACGAGGTGATGGTGATGACGCCGCGGATCCGGAAGCAGGTCCTGACGGGGGCCGACGCGGCGGCGATCCGCGAGACGGCCGTGGAGGAGGGGATGTTGACGCTGCGGATGGACGGGTGGCTCAAGGTGTTGAAGGGGATCACGACGCTGGAGCAGGTGGCGCGGGAGACGGGGGCGTGA
- a CDS encoding mce-related protein, whose translation MKRRNEILVGMLLTAALLIGVVGTVWLVRGGLRSGYPLYSIFRWGADLKVGQPVRLAGVQVGYVKDVVLRDDGTLVVQMDLEKGRKVPRNARAVVEAVGLFGDAQIALQGTPDPRSYAAGDTVPTGTPAPGLAELTAKGDSVATTAVALSRRLQAELVDSGALRDVRRTLTQTNALVAQLASIAAVQSQQLTTTQRAVRRSLAGVDSAKIDSTLSNVRAASANASALTDTLRLTASRLNATLTQLQSGQGSAGKLLSDTLLYADIRKVVGRIDSLTADFQKNPSRYTRGIVRIF comes from the coding sequence ATGAAGCGACGCAACGAAATCCTCGTCGGCATGCTGCTCACCGCCGCGCTGCTGATCGGCGTGGTGGGGACGGTGTGGCTCGTCCGCGGCGGGCTGCGCTCCGGCTACCCGCTCTACAGCATCTTCCGCTGGGGCGCGGACCTCAAGGTCGGCCAGCCGGTGCGGCTCGCGGGGGTGCAGGTCGGCTACGTGAAGGACGTCGTGCTGCGCGACGACGGCACGCTCGTCGTGCAGATGGACCTCGAGAAGGGCCGCAAGGTGCCGCGCAACGCGCGCGCGGTGGTCGAGGCGGTCGGGCTCTTTGGCGACGCGCAGATCGCCCTCCAGGGCACGCCCGACCCGCGGTCGTACGCGGCGGGCGACACGGTGCCCACGGGGACGCCGGCGCCCGGCCTCGCCGAGCTGACGGCCAAGGGCGACTCGGTGGCGACGACCGCGGTCGCGCTCTCGCGCCGGCTGCAGGCGGAACTCGTCGACAGCGGCGCCCTCCGCGACGTGCGGCGCACGCTCACGCAGACGAACGCGCTCGTCGCGCAGCTCGCCTCGATCGCGGCGGTGCAGTCGCAGCAGCTCACCACGACGCAGCGCGCCGTGCGCCGCTCGCTCGCGGGCGTCGACTCGGCGAAGATCGACTCCACGCTCTCGAACGTGCGCGCGGCGAGCGCGAACGCGAGCGCCCTCACCGACACGCTCCGCCTGACCGCGTCGCGCCTCAACGCCACGCTCACGCAGCTGCAGAGCGGCCAGGGCTCGGCGGGCAAGCTGCTGAGCGACACGCTGCTCTACGCGGACATCCGCAAGGTCGTCGGGCGGATCGACTCGCTGACGGCGGATTTCCAGAAGAATCCGTCGCGGTATACGCGGGGCATCGTCCGGATCTTCTGA